A window of Hevea brasiliensis isolate MT/VB/25A 57/8 chromosome 14, ASM3005281v1, whole genome shotgun sequence contains these coding sequences:
- the LOC110633880 gene encoding trihelix transcription factor PTL-like → MADHQYDLPDLRQLVAGRTHFQGTPFPFATEPFFLQTRTHGPQIHHFHHHDSIVAAAAASAHSGAEVMLPSGFIKLAHDHYCTNATTTTTTAADAAATSSGAAGSFFGVEMESGWIGNDAGNNSRWPRQETLTLLEIRSRLDSRFKEANQKGPLWDEVSRIMAEEHGYQRSGKKCREKFENLYKYYKKTKEGKAGRQDGKHYRFFRQLEALYGEPSNQTSAASETHLVNTTSFLYQTPTAHTINQENQESFQENKHSESLSFSNISEFETSSSENNDVDLSAVAYMMNGSIEKMKGLSESQSYTRAKKNWKTKVKEFVDLQVRKLVERQEAWMEKMLKTIEDREQERMRREEEWTKQEVAHLDRIHEFWAKKRAWIEARDAALMDALKKYTAKGLELPSSSTSVDEQIAIATQSHYRNQDRNAKTMDIHGMNTMRWMEPEILSLIQLRTTMEPRFQESGYSKEGLRECNMTTTECNKKRKEDLRTSNYFQSVDPYNEQEMAKHDESLNSPSNSYVGSQVHGSRCFHQDPISGGEHMWNKYGLKLSKEKNQQL, encoded by the exons ATGGCTGACCACCAGTACGACTTGCCTGATCTCCGGCAACTAGTGGCGGGAAGAACCCATTTCCAGGGAACCCCATTCCCATTTGCCACCGAGCCCTTCTTTCTTCAAACCAGAACTCACGGACCACAAATCCACCACTTTCATCATCATGACTCCATTGTAGCTGCAGCAGCAGCATCAGCTCATTCTGGTGCCGAGGTAATGCTGCCTTCTGGCTTCATCAAGCTTGCTCATGACCATTATTGCACCAATGCCACTACGACTACTACCACTGCTGCTGATGCTGCTGCTACGAGTTCCGGTGCTGCAGGTTCATTCTTTGGAGTGGAAATGGAGAGTGGTTGGATTGGAAATGATGCCGGGAATAATAGTAGATGGCCAAGGCAAGAGACTCTTACTCTTCTTGAGATCAGATCTAGGCTGGATTCCAGGTTCAAGGAGGCTAATCAAAAGGGTCCGCTATGGGATGAAGTTTCTAG AATCATGGCTGAGGAACATGGTTATCAGAGAAGTGGCAAGAAATGTAGAGAGAAGTTTGAGAACTTGTACAAGTACTACAAGAAAACCAAGGAGGGTAAAGCTGGAAGACAAGATGGGAAGCATTACAGGTTCTTTCGCCAGCTTGAAGCCCTTTATGGAGAACCAAGCAATCAAACTTCAGCAGCTTCAGAAACCCACTTGGTTAACACCACTTCTTTTCTTTACCAAACACCTACAGCCCACACAATtaaccaagaaaatcaagaatCCTTTCAAGAAAACAAGCACAGTGAGAGCCTAAGTTTCTCCAACATATCTGAATTCGAGACTTCCTCCTCCGAGAACAATGATGTTGATCTTTCTGCTGTTGCCTACATGATGAATGGATCCATTGAGAAAATGAAAGGATTAAGTGAAAGCCAAAGCTATACAAGGGCTAAGAAGAACTGGAAAACAAAGGTTAAGGAGTTTGTGGACTTACAGGTGAGGAAGTTGGTGGAGAGACAAGAAGCTTGGATGGAGAAAATGTTGAAGACCATTGAAGATAGAGAACAAGAGAGAATGCGCAGAGAGGAAGAGTGGACGAAGCAAGAAGTTGCTCATTTAGACCGGATACATGAATTCTGGGCTAAAAAAAGAGCATGGATTGAAGCTAGAGATGCAGCTTTAATGGATGCTTTGAAGAAATATACAGCGAAAGGACTAGAACTACCGTCATCATCAACATCAGTTGATGAACAAATAGCCATAGCAACTCAAAGCCACTACAGAAACCAGGATCGAAATGCTAAAACGATGGACATTCATGGGATGAATACTATGAGATGGATGGAGCCAGAGATTTTAAGCTTAATACAGCTCAGAACAACAATGGAACCAAGATTCCAAGAAAGTGGGTATTCAAAAGAAGGTTTGAGGGAGTGTAACATGACAACAACAGAGTGTAACAAGAAGCGCAAAGAAGATTTAAGAACCAGCAATTATTTCCAGTCAGTTGATCCCTATAATGAGCAAGAAATGGCCAAACATGATGAGAGCTTGAACTCACCTTCAAATTCTTATGTGGGTAGTCAAGTTCATGGCAGCAGATGTTTTCATCAAGACCCAATAAGTGGAGGAGAGCACATGTGGAACAAGTATGGGTTGAAGCTGAGTAAAGAGAAGAATCAGCAACTTTAG
- the LOC110633881 gene encoding uncharacterized protein LOC110633881 — MLGLKNASFPTPISSFSRPKFTFPSCPLQTHIKIPKIESRFLLFALNNNNSQEPNKQKQEKLNGSADNGGGGDDLKEDRPPLLKNIKWGELLLDPDPDNIVAVGLTGLLAWASAQVLWQLFLVSAAILIAALKYSFIAALLIFILITLL, encoded by the coding sequence ATGTTAGGGCTCAAAAATGCCTCATTCCCAACCCCAATCTCATCATTTTCTCGACCCAAATTCACTTTCCCTTCGTGTCCTCTGCAAACCCATATCAAAATCCCCAAAATCGAATCGAGATTTCTGCTCTTCGCACTAAATAACAACAATTCGCAAGAACCCAACAAACAAAAACAGGAAAAGCTAAATGGGTCGGCTGATAATGGAGGCGGCGGCGACGATTTGAAGGAAGATCGACCTCCCTTACTGAAGAATATCAAGTGGGGTGAGCTGCTGCTTGACCCAGATCCTGATAACATCGTAGCCGTTGGATTGACGGGGTTGCTCGCATGGGCAAGTGCTCAAGTTCTGTGGCAGCTGTTCCTAGTCTCTGCGGCCATTCTTATTGCTGCTCTCAAGTACTCTTTTATTGCTGCTCTGCTTATTTTCATTCTCATTACACTTCTTTAG
- the LOC110646940 gene encoding uncharacterized RNA-binding protein C1827.05c → MGVKEKKALKKNLKKVSSSQLSNEKDSADFLPLEGGPKPKLPEQKEQKNTATVLYIGRIPHGFYEKEMEAYFSQFGTIKRLRIARNKKTGKSKHYGFIEFADPEVAEVVAECMHNYLLFEHLLQVHLIPSEHVHPKLWKGFNYQYKPFDRVQIERKRQNKDRTLEEHKKLVEKIMKRGQKRQKMIEAAGLDYECPEIVAGVLPAPKRIKFDED, encoded by the exons ATGGGGGTTAAGGAGAAGAAAGCGTTAAAGAAGAACTTGAAGAAGGTTTCTTCATCTCAATTATCTAATGAAAAAGATTCTGCTGATTTCTTG CCCTTAGAGGGTGGACCTAAACCCAAGCTACCTGAACAAAAGGAGCAGAAAAATACTGCTACTGTGTTATATATTGGTCGGATACCACATGGTTTCTATGAGAAAGAAATGGAAG CTTACTTTTCCCAGTTTGGTACAATTAAGAGATTGAGAATTGCAAGGAATAAGAAG ACTGGAAAATCAAAGCATTATGGATTCATCGAATTTGCAGATCCTGAG GTGGCAGAGGTTGTTGCTGAGTGTATGCATAATTATCTATTGTTTGAGCATCTTTTGCAAGTCCATCTTATCCCTTCGGAGCATGTTCATccaaaatt GTGGAAAGGTTTTAATTATCAATACAAGCCATTTGACCGGGTTCAAATTGAGCGAAAACGGCAGAACAAG GATAGAACACTTGAAGAGCATAAAAAGCTGGTAGAAAAGATTATGAAGCGAGGTCAGAAGCGACAAAAGATGATAGAGGCTGCTGGTCTTGATTACGAGTGCCCAGAAATT GTGGCTGGCGTCCTGCCTGCTCCAAAAAGGATCAAGTTTGATGAAGATTAG